Proteins co-encoded in one Candidatus Thiodictyon syntrophicum genomic window:
- a CDS encoding ABC transporter ATP-binding protein has translation MSTILSAEHLVRILPGEVPVTLVDDVCITIERGEFICIMGPSGSGKSSLLYLLGLLDVPTAGRVWLDGEDTSAYGEDALANRRLSKLGFVFQFHFLLAEFTVLDNVTLPMRRLGRLDETAARARGLDLLDRLGVADQAGKHPHQLSGGQRQRVAIARALANDPLVVLADEPTGNLDSAAGGTVRQILRDLAHELGKTVVAVTHDPAFAAAADRRIGIVDGKIDVNWRPG, from the coding sequence GTGAGCACCATCCTGAGCGCCGAGCACCTGGTGCGCATCCTGCCCGGCGAGGTCCCGGTGACCCTGGTCGACGACGTGTGCATCACCATCGAGCGGGGCGAGTTCATCTGCATCATGGGACCCTCGGGCTCCGGCAAGTCCTCGCTCCTCTATCTGTTGGGCCTGCTCGATGTCCCGACCGCCGGGCGGGTCTGGCTCGACGGCGAGGACACCAGCGCCTACGGGGAGGATGCGCTGGCCAACCGGCGCCTCTCGAAGCTCGGCTTCGTCTTCCAGTTCCACTTCCTGCTCGCCGAATTCACCGTGCTCGACAATGTCACGCTGCCCATGCGCCGCCTGGGCCGGCTCGACGAGACCGCCGCCCGCGCGCGCGGCCTGGACCTGCTGGACCGCCTGGGGGTCGCCGACCAGGCCGGAAAGCACCCCCACCAACTCTCCGGCGGCCAGCGCCAGCGCGTCGCCATCGCCCGCGCCTTGGCAAATGACCCGCTGGTGGTCCTGGCCGACGAGCCGACCGGCAACCTCGACTCCGCCGCCGGCGGCACGGTACGCCAGATCCTGCGCGACCTGGCGCACGAGTTGGGCAAGACCGTGGTCGCCGTCACGCATGACCCCGCCTTTGCCGCGGCGGCGGACCGGCGGATCGGGATTGTCGATGGGAAGATCGATGTGAATTGGCGGCCGGGGTAG
- a CDS encoding TRAP transporter large permease has translation MSAAIIFGLLLALMLTGMPISIALGLTVLTFLFTMTQVPLEAVALKLFTGIEKFEIMAIPFFILAGNFLTHGGVARRMIAFASAMVGHWYGGLGLAGVAACALFAAVSGSSPATVVAIGSILLPAMIKAGFPNRFGAGIVTTSGALGILIPPSIVMVMYSVATNTSVGAMFMAGVVPGIVLAGVLGGVTWWRARKFNYPRQPKASLGERLRTFKDSLWGLLLIVIVMGGIYAGLFTPTEAAAMSAVYAFVIAVFVYKDLRLTDVPRVLLNSANMSAMLLYIITNAVMFSFILTNENIPQSLADWMLAQGLGPIAFLLAVNVLLLMAGNFMEPTSIVLIFAPILFPVAIKLGINPVHFGIVMVVNMEVGMCHPPVGLNLYVASGITKMGITELTVAVWPWLLAMLGFLMVVTYWPGLSIWFPRWLGMM, from the coding sequence ATGAGCGCGGCGATCATCTTCGGGCTGCTGCTGGCGCTGATGCTGACCGGGATGCCGATCTCCATCGCGCTCGGCCTCACGGTGCTGACCTTCCTCTTCACCATGACGCAGGTCCCGCTCGAGGCGGTGGCGCTCAAGCTCTTTACCGGCATCGAGAAGTTCGAGATCATGGCGATCCCCTTCTTCATCCTCGCCGGCAATTTTCTTACCCACGGCGGGGTGGCGCGACGCATGATCGCCTTTGCCTCGGCGATGGTCGGGCACTGGTACGGCGGGCTCGGGCTGGCCGGTGTGGCGGCCTGCGCACTCTTCGCGGCGGTCTCGGGCTCCAGCCCCGCTACGGTGGTGGCCATCGGCTCCATCCTGTTGCCGGCGATGATCAAGGCCGGTTTCCCCAATCGGTTCGGGGCCGGCATCGTCACCACCTCCGGGGCCCTGGGGATACTGATCCCGCCGTCCATCGTCATGGTGATGTATTCGGTGGCGACCAATACCTCGGTCGGCGCCATGTTCATGGCCGGCGTCGTCCCCGGTATCGTGCTGGCCGGCGTGCTGGGCGGCGTCACCTGGTGGCGGGCGCGCAAGTTCAATTACCCGCGTCAGCCTAAGGCGAGTCTCGGCGAGCGCCTGCGGACCTTCAAGGATTCGCTGTGGGGCCTCCTGCTGATCGTCATCGTGATGGGCGGCATCTATGCCGGGCTCTTCACCCCGACCGAGGCCGCGGCCATGAGCGCGGTCTATGCCTTTGTCATCGCGGTCTTCGTCTATAAGGACCTGCGTCTTACGGACGTGCCGCGGGTGCTGCTCAACTCGGCGAACATGAGCGCCATGTTACTCTATATCATCACCAACGCCGTGATGTTCTCCTTCATCCTGACCAACGAGAACATCCCGCAGTCACTCGCCGACTGGATGCTGGCCCAGGGACTGGGGCCGATCGCCTTCCTGCTGGCGGTCAATGTGCTGCTGCTCATGGCCGGCAACTTCATGGAGCCCACCTCGATCGTGCTGATCTTCGCGCCCATCCTCTTCCCGGTGGCGATCAAGCTGGGGATCAACCCGGTGCATTTCGGGATCGTCATGGTGGTGAACATGGAGGTCGGTATGTGCCATCCGCCGGTGGGTCTCAACCTCTACGTGGCGTCCGGGATCACCAAGATGGGCATCACCGAGCTGACCGTCGCGGTCTGGCCCTGGCTGCTCGCGATGCTGGGCTTTCTGATGGTCGTCACCTACTGGCCGGGCCTATCCATCTGGTTCCCGCGCTGGCTGGGGATGATGTAG
- a CDS encoding ABC transporter permease — protein MYSVVSAILVVASFGIYNTLSTIVLEKTRDIAILKSMGFHARDVRLIFLFEGLIIGVIGSLFGLALGAGLMYALSQVQLKPPGVTDRVFLPIWWGAGQFALAAAFAMASCLLAAYLPARRAGRVHPVEILRGAA, from the coding sequence ATGTACAGCGTGGTCTCGGCCATCCTCGTGGTCGCCTCCTTCGGCATCTACAACACCCTCTCCACCATCGTGCTGGAGAAGACCCGCGACATCGCAATCCTCAAATCCATGGGCTTCCACGCCCGCGACGTGCGGCTCATCTTCCTCTTCGAGGGCCTGATCATCGGGGTGATCGGCAGCCTCTTCGGGCTGGCCCTGGGGGCCGGGCTCATGTATGCCCTCTCGCAGGTGCAATTGAAACCGCCCGGCGTCACCGACCGGGTCTTTCTGCCCATCTGGTGGGGGGCGGGCCAGTTCGCGCTCGCCGCCGCCTTTGCCATGGCGTCCTGTCTACTGGCGGCCTACCTGCCGGCGCGCCGTGCGGGCCGTGTCCACCCGGTCGAGATCCTGCGGGGGGCCGCGTGA
- a CDS encoding Mur ligase family protein, with translation MTSDPLSHLLSTLDFAWRHEPPGGPALTDIQWRADTCGPGSILFFQRFDDGRSDAEVFERYLAASPFAVLVTNRMLDCFDRLPFKGIYVTRADAWPQVVGRFCDLVYPLKTAGLRFIGVTGTNGKTTTVKYLESILAANGQRVLSVGTLGVSLDGQPLATTGFTSPPQIELRRLLFARQDQCDVVAMEVSSHALDQGRTFGLPLMNAGWTNFTQDHLDYHGDESAYFAAKARILELIQDGGRLYCTSPELAGRLAALGAPRVPVETLDAAPLGPEAIGAKPFLALEYNRLNYALATALADGVLGPGPREDWRHLTPVAGRFECRTCANRTIVIDFAHTPDALETILAAIRTGFPGYRVLTLFGCGGDRDRAKRPLMGAAVARHCDHTIVTSDNPRHEDPERIIGDILAGMPREGREVVVDRPAAVARLFDLLAQRPPEEPWVALIAGKGHERYIDRNDRKTYYSDQDEVERNLRRLGWT, from the coding sequence ATGACGTCCGACCCCCTCTCGCACCTGCTCTCGACGCTCGACTTCGCCTGGCGGCATGAGCCGCCGGGTGGACCCGCGCTGACCGACATCCAGTGGCGCGCGGATACCTGCGGCCCCGGCTCGATCCTCTTCTTTCAGCGCTTCGACGATGGACGCAGCGACGCCGAGGTCTTCGAGCGCTATCTGGCGGCCAGTCCCTTCGCGGTCCTGGTCACCAACCGCATGCTCGACTGCTTCGATCGTCTGCCCTTCAAGGGAATCTATGTCACTCGGGCGGATGCCTGGCCCCAGGTGGTGGGCCGGTTCTGCGACCTGGTCTACCCCTTGAAGACCGCCGGCCTGCGCTTCATCGGCGTGACCGGGACCAACGGCAAGACCACGACGGTAAAGTACCTGGAGTCGATCCTGGCTGCCAATGGGCAGCGGGTGCTCAGTGTCGGCACCCTGGGGGTCTCGCTCGACGGGCAGCCGCTCGCGACGACCGGCTTCACCTCGCCGCCCCAGATCGAGTTGCGCCGCCTGCTGTTCGCGCGGCAGGACCAATGCGACGTGGTGGCGATGGAGGTCAGCAGTCACGCACTCGACCAGGGGCGCACCTTTGGCCTGCCCTTGATGAACGCGGGCTGGACCAATTTCACCCAGGACCACCTGGACTATCACGGCGACGAGTCCGCCTACTTTGCCGCCAAGGCGCGCATCCTGGAACTCATCCAGGACGGCGGCCGGCTCTACTGCACCAGCCCCGAACTGGCCGGGCGGCTCGCGGCGCTGGGGGCGCCGCGGGTGCCGGTCGAGACCCTGGACGCCGCACCGCTGGGGCCTGAGGCGATCGGGGCCAAACCCTTCCTCGCCCTGGAATACAATCGCTTGAACTATGCCCTGGCGACAGCCCTGGCGGACGGCGTGCTGGGTCCCGGGCCGCGCGAGGACTGGCGGCATCTCACCCCGGTCGCCGGGCGCTTCGAGTGTCGCACCTGCGCCAACCGGACCATCGTCATCGACTTCGCGCACACCCCGGACGCACTGGAGACCATCCTTGCGGCGATCCGCACCGGCTTTCCCGGCTATCGGGTCCTGACCCTGTTCGGCTGCGGCGGCGATCGCGACCGCGCCAAGCGCCCCCTGATGGGGGCCGCGGTGGCGCGCCACTGCGACCACACCATCGTCACCTCGGACAACCCCCGTCACGAGGACCCCGAGCGGATCATCGGCGATATCCTTGCCGGGATGCCGCGGGAGGGCCGGGAGGTGGTGGTGGACCGCCCGGCGGCCGTCGCGCGCCTCTTCGACCTGCTGGCCCAACGCCCCCCGGAGGAACCCTGGGTGGCCCTGATCGCCGGCAAGGGCCATGAGCGCTACATCGACCGCAATGACCGCAAGACCTATTACAGCGACCAGGACGAGGTGGAGCGCAATCTGCGGCGGCTCGGGTGGACTTGA
- a CDS encoding efflux RND transporter periplasmic adaptor subunit, whose translation MMRKGWLWVLGVGALAGAALLWWRTAPLTLALVTPTRGPAVEAVYATGTVEPTVMLPIAPRTGAKLAEINVDEGASVRKGQALARLDDADLSNTIEELDARVRFARLNLQRKQELAGRNGLAKADLDQARADLEAAEATQKRATALRGFMTLTAPADGLIIRRDGEVGQFIPAGQALFYFSCCAPLRVTAEVDEEDIPRVRVGQKAVLHADALPGEVFDGEVAAITPKGDPVARSFRVRIRLADPARLRIGMTVDANLIVTERRDALLVPSSALVDGNLWVLTDGRLHRQKVRTGVAGAVRTEVLDGLAPDARVVAVPTETLREGAAARPMKEDQPPMNANE comes from the coding sequence ATGATGCGAAAAGGATGGCTGTGGGTGCTCGGCGTGGGCGCACTGGCGGGCGCCGCCCTGCTGTGGTGGCGCACGGCGCCGCTGACCCTCGCCCTGGTGACGCCGACGCGCGGCCCGGCGGTGGAGGCGGTCTATGCCACCGGCACCGTGGAGCCGACCGTCATGCTGCCGATCGCCCCGCGTACCGGGGCCAAGCTGGCTGAGATCAATGTGGATGAAGGCGCCAGTGTGCGCAAGGGACAGGCACTGGCCCGGCTCGACGACGCGGATCTCAGCAATACGATCGAGGAACTCGACGCGCGGGTGCGCTTCGCCCGGCTCAATCTCCAGCGCAAGCAGGAACTGGCCGGGCGCAACGGGCTCGCCAAGGCCGATCTGGACCAGGCGCGCGCCGACCTGGAGGCGGCCGAGGCGACGCAGAAGCGCGCCACCGCGCTGCGCGGTTTCATGACGCTGACGGCCCCGGCCGACGGCCTGATCATCCGGCGCGACGGGGAGGTCGGCCAGTTCATCCCGGCCGGGCAGGCCCTGTTCTATTTTTCCTGCTGCGCGCCCTTGCGGGTCACGGCCGAGGTGGACGAGGAGGACATCCCCCGGGTGCGGGTGGGTCAGAAGGCGGTGCTGCACGCCGACGCCCTGCCCGGGGAGGTCTTCGACGGCGAGGTGGCCGCCATCACCCCCAAGGGCGACCCGGTGGCGCGCAGCTTTCGGGTGCGGATCAGGCTCGCCGACCCGGCGCGGCTGCGCATCGGCATGACGGTGGATGCCAACCTGATCGTCACCGAGCGCCGGGACGCCCTGCTGGTGCCCTCCAGCGCCCTTGTCGATGGCAACCTCTGGGTCCTGACGGACGGTCGGCTACACCGCCAAAAGGTGCGGACCGGGGTCGCCGGCGCCGTGCGGACCGAAGTCCTGGACGGGCTCGCACCGGATGCCCGGGTCGTCGCCGTGCCCACCGAGACCCTGCGCGAGGGCGCCGCCGCCCGACCCATGAAAGAGGATCAGCCGCCAATGAACGCCAATGAATGA